GGGTCTGGTGGAGATATTGGTACGCTTACCAAAAAAGGCTGTGCCAATCTGTATGTTGAGCGTTTGCATGCGCTGAAAAGCCGCTACCGGGGTCTGGAATTTGAAGATGAAATGGTTGGTCTTTTTGATCACTGCCTCTTCGATCCCAAATGTGCCGCGCCATCCATCGATACTCCCCTGCATGGATTGCTCCCCTTCAAGCACATCGACCACCTGCACCCTGATGCTCTGATTGCCATTGCTGCCAGCAAAGATGGTGAAGCCATCATGCACGAAATCTGGGGCGATCAGATGGCCTGGATTCCCTGGCAGCGGCCTGGTTTCGATCTGGGCCTGAAGCTTGAAGAAGCCGTTAAGAAAAATCCGAATCTTCGGGGGATTATCCTGGGGGGCCATGGGCTGTTCACCTGGGGGGATACATCCTACGAATCATACATGAATACGCTGGAAGTGATTGAACAGGCATCAGAATACCTGCATCAGAACTTCGGTAAAAAGCGTCCGGTGTTCGGAGGAGCAGCTCGCCAGAGTGAAACGGCCGATACCCGGAAAAAACTGGCAGCCGATCTGATGCCGACCTTACGGGGACTGGCTTCCAGCTATCGGCAGATGATCGGTCATTTTACCGATGACGAACGGGTACTGGAATTTGTAAACTCCAACGATCTGCCTCGTCTGGCTCGCCTGGGTACAAGCTGCCCCGACCACTTCCTGCGCACCAAAATCCGCCCATTAGTGCTCGACCCTGAGAAACTAACCGGAGAGGACAGCACGGCCTATCTTGGCCAGGCGTTTGCCGATTACCGTGCCGATTATACGGCTTATTACGAGCGGTGCAAACACCCAAATAGCCCGGCCATTCGCGATACCAACCCTGTGGTTTTATTGTGGCCGGGTGTAGGTATGATGACCTTCGCCAAGGATAAGCAAACGGCTCGGGTAGCTGCCGAATTCTATACCAACGCCATCAATGTAATGAAAGGCGCCGAAGCAGTATCCGATTATGTTGGCCTACCCGAACAGGAAGCGTTTGATATTGAGTACTGGCTGCTCGAAGAAGCAAAGCTCCAGCGCATGCCAAAGCCTAAACCGCTGTCGGGTAAAATTGCCCTAATTACGGGTAGCGCGGGTGGTATTGGTAAGGCTATTGCCAAAAAATTTCTATCTGAAGGGGCTGTAGTCGTTATCAACGATAATGATGCCGATCGTCTGGCAGGTGCTAAAGAAGAGTTTCAGAAGCAGTACGGAAAGGATGCCTATGCCGCCGACCAACTGGATGTAACCCAGGCTAACACCATTGCAGCAACGTTCAATACGGCAGTTCTGGCGTTTGGTGGCGTCGATATTGTAGTCAACTGCGCGGGGTTGAGCATCTCGAAACCGCTCGAAGATCACACTGAAAAAGACTGGGATTTGCTGTACGACGTACTGGTAAAAGGTCAGTTCCTGGTTACCCAGAAAGGCGTTGAGATCATGCGCAAGCAGAAACTGGGTGGGGATGTGATCAACATTGTGAGCAAAAACGCTCTGGTTTCCGGTCCTAACAACGCCGGATACGGTTCGGCCAAAGCTGCGCAATTACACCTGAGCCGTTTGAATGCCGCCGAACTCGGTAAAGATCATATCCGGGTGAATGTGGTGAACCCCGATGCCGTAATTTCAGATTCGAAAATCTGGGCGGGTGCCTGGGCCGAAGGTCGTGCGAAGGCATATGGCATTACAGTAGATGAACTTCCTGCCTACTACGCCAAACGGACATTGCTGACCGAGATCATCCTGCCCGATGATATTGCCAACGCTTGTCTGGCCTGCGTAAATGGCCTTCTGGCTAAATCGACCGGCAACGTACTGAATGTAGATGGTGGTGTAGCGATGGCGTTTGTGCGGTAAAAGCCCCCAACCTCCAAAGGGGGATAAATTGTGATGTCAGTTTGTAAGAAACTGACATCACAATAATTATCAGCCCACAAATTTATTTGTGGGTTAAAATGGTAGTTTACGCATCATTTTCAACCGTTTTAACGGTTTTGAGGGCTAGCCATTATGGTCAGTCGGTAGTCCTGCACCATAAACCTCCGGTATTCCTCACATCAGCGATTGACTTTTTGGGATTGAGCAGGAAGAGAAGATGACGTGTTCGGCCACTCCACCAATACAGTCGACAAAGCAATCCAGATGAATTAGTTGATTCAGTAGTTCGTTGTGGACAGTTGATCGGATTGACGGAGGAATGAGCGGTTGACGGTCTTTGGTGGAGAAAACAGCGTGGACCCAGAGTTTCGATTAGGAGTGGCTCATAGGATAGAGGAAAAAACCGTTTTAACGGTTTTAAAAAATTGATGAATGATTTTGTGGTCCCACACATTCATGTGTGGGCTGATAATTAGACGGATTCCCCAGATCGTGGATACCTATAACTTGTAAACCTTTATGCAAATCGAACGCGAACACATTGCGGACTTTAACCAGTCGCAGTTGGGAGGGCACCAGCGGAAATTGTCGTACTGGACACAGGAAGTCGCTAAGGCTGAACCCATTATTCAGAAATTGATCGACTTTCAGATTGCCATTCCGAGCTGGGCGTTAGGTACAGGCGGTACGCGTTTCGGGCGCTTTCCGGGTGGTGGAGAGCCGCGCTCGCTTGAAGAAAAAATAGAAGATGTCGGTCTGCTGCACGCACTGAACTGTGCCAGTGGGGCTATTTCGCTGCATATTCCCTGGGACATTCCAACGGACCCACAGGCGATCAAACAATTGGCAGCTAAACACGGGCTTCGGTTCGATGCCGTCAACTCCAATACGTTTCAGGACCAACCCGACCAAGCGCTTAGCTATAAATTCGGCTCACTGCAACATACCGATGCAGCCGTTCGCCAGCAGGCCATTGATCATAATATTGAGGTGATCCGGCATGGCGTGGCGTTGGGTTCTGATTCGCTAACGGTCTGGCTATCCGATGGTTCCTGCTTTCCGGGTCAACTGAATTTCCGGAAGGCCTTCGACCGGACGTTGGGAAGTCTGGCCGAAATCTACGCAGCGCTGCCCGATGATTGGAAGATGTTCGTCGAGTATAAAGCGTTTGAACCCAACTTCTATTCGATGACAGTGGGTGACTGGGGTAGTAGCTTCCTGTACGCCAGTAAGCTCGGCCCAAAAGCCTATACGCTGGTCGATTTGGGGCACCACCTGCCTAACGCCAACATCGAGCAGATCGTTGCGATTTTATTGCATGAGGGTAAGCTGGGTGGATTCCATTTCAACGACTCTAAATACGGTGATGATGACCTGACCGTCGGAAGCATTCGGCCTTACCAGTTGTTTCTGATTTTTGCTGAATTGATCGACGGTATGGACGCTCGAGGTATGAACCATGCCAAAAACCTCGGCTGGATGATCGACGCCAGCCATAACGTAAAAGACCCGCTCGAAGATTTACTCCAATCGGTCGAAGCCATTCAACTAGCTTATGCCCAGGCGCTTCTCGTTGACCGTGAAGCCCTTGAAGAAGCCCGTGAGGCCAACGACCCGGTTCGGGCGCAGGAAATCTTGCAGGAAGCGTTCCGCACGGATGTTCGGCCGTTGGTAGCCGAAGCGCGTCGTCGGGCAGGAGGGGCCCTAAATCCACTGGCCCTGTTCCGCAGTCTGAACGTCCGCCAGCAACTCATTGGAGAACGTGGCGCCAAAACCGTAGCAACGGGACTTTAAATTAATGAGCGAAAGAGTGAAAGAGTGAAAGGGCGAATGCCATCCGGCAGACAGGTTTTTGCGTCAGCTATTCGCTCTTTCACTCTTTCACTCTTTGACTCTTTGACTATGAACGTTGTTGCAATTTTTGACATCGGTAAGACCAATAAGAAGTTATTTCTGTTTGATGAGCATTACCAGATCGTTTGGGAGAAATCGGAGCAGTTTGCCGAGGTGCCTGATGAGGATGGTGATCTGTGCGAAGATGTAAGCCTGCTTCGGAACTGGGTTGTTACGTCGTTGGCCGAAGTAATGGTCTTGCCCGAATTTTCGGTAAAGGCGGTTAATGTTTCAGCCTACGGAGCCAGCCTGGTGTACGTCGATCAAAATGGGCAGGCAATTGCCCCGCTTTACAATTATCTGAAGGCGTATCCGGCTCCCTTACTTCAACAATTTTTCAGTACATACGGTGGCGAAACGGAATTGACGCGTCAGACGGCATCGCCTTCGCTGGGTAGCCTGAACTCGGGGCTGCAACTGTACCGATTCAGGCACGAACAGTCGGAACAGTTTACAAAGCTGGCCTTTGCGCTTCACTTGCCGCAGTATGTAAGCGCTCTGATTAGTGGCTGGCCTGTTTCGGACCTGACCAGTATCGGGTGCCATACCATGCTTTGGGATTTTGACCGACAGCAATACCACAACTGGGTGACTGCCGAAAAGCTGGATGTGCATCTGGCACCTATTGTTCCGTCAGATTCGGTTCGGGAAACAAACCTGAACGGTCATTTGGTGCAGGTAGGGGTGGGTTTACATGATAGTTCATCGGCTTTGATTCCGTATCTGGCGTCTTTTCAGGAGCCGTTTGTGCTCATTTCGACCGGAACCTGGTGCGTGAGCATGAATCCATTTAACAACCGACCGTTAACCCCCGAAGAATTACAATACGATTGCCTGAATTACATGCATTACAAAGGCCAGCCGGTGAAGTCGTCCCGTTTGTTTGCCGGGTATGAGCATGAGCAGCAGGTCAAACGACTGGCAACGCATTTTCAGACCCCGGTTGATCAATACAAGAAAGTTGGGTATAATCCGGAGATCATTGAGCGATTACGGCATCAACAGAGTCAGGTGACTACGGGCGACGACGCCAAAGGCGATCAATTGCTATCGATGAAAGGCTCTTTGTTTGGCCAACGAAACCTCTCTGAATTTGCTACTTACGATGAAGCGTATCATCAGCTTATGCTTGATATTGTATCGCAGCAGCTGATATCAACCAATCTAGTGCTAGCTGGGTCGCCCGTCAAGCGAATTTTTGTGGATGGTGGTTTTGGTAAGAATCCCATTTATATGAACCTGCTGGCAATGGCCTTTCCAACTATTGAGGTCTATGCCGCGTCGGTAGCGCAGGCTTCGGCGTTGGGAGCTGCCCTGGCCATTCACCAGCATTGGAATGACTTCCCACTCCCTGGCGACTGTGTTGAACTCAAGAAATACACGGCTCCGATTAGTGTTCATTAATTTACGGCTTACGGTTTTCCGTACACTGAAAAGCTATGAAGCCCCTACCGCTACGCTACTGGTTTGCCTTGTTGTTTTGCGTCATACCATCTGGTATTCAGGCGCAGAAGCTTCCTGGTAAAAAGGAAATTCTTGCCAAAATGACGCTGGCTAATGCGTACTTCATGAAAACCTGGCCTGACCCTGGTAAGGAAATCGTAACCAATAAAACCCGTCCCAGCAACATCTGGACGCGTGCCGTGTATTACGAAGGGCTGATGGCTTTGTATGGCATCCACAAGCAGAAAGCTTATTACGATTACGCGGTCGAATGGGGCGTAAAGCACAATTGGGGCCTTCGTAGTGGCCCCAAAACCCGCAACGCTGACGATCAGTGCTGCGGCCAGACGTACATTGATTTGTATGTAATGGATCGGGATGCCGGTAAGCCGAAACCAGAGCGTATTCACGACATCAAGGCGTCTGTTGATGCGATGGTGGCAAACGATAAAGTCGATGACTGGAACTGGATCGATGCTTTACAGATGGCAATGCCCGTATTGGCAAAGTTTGGCGTACTGGAAAAGAACCGTGATGCGGCAAACGCGTACTTCGAGAAAATGTACCAGCTCTACAACTATTCGAAAACGAAGCAGGGCGGCCATGGACTGTACAACCCGGACGATCATCTGTGGTGGCGGGATAAGGATTTTGTGCCCCCCTACAAAGAACCCAATGGGCAGGACTGCTACTGGTCGAGAGGAAATGGCTGGGTTATAGCGGCCCTGGTTCGTGTGCTCGATATTCTGCCGAAAGACGCTCCGCACCGCGATGAGTATCAGAAAACCTATCAGGACATGATGCAGGCTTTAGTACCCTTGCAGCGCCCCGACGGATATTGGAATGTTAGTCTACACGACCCAGCGAATTACGGCGGTAAGGAACTCACTGGAACTGCACTGTTTGTGTACGGTATGGCGTGGGGCATCAACCACGACCTGCTCGATAGTAAAACGTACCACCCGATCATCGCCAAAGCCTGGAATGCTATGGCGACCGAATCCGTCCATTCGAATGGGTTTTTAGGCTATGTGCAGGGAACTGGAAAAGAACCGAAAGATGGTCAGCCTGTTACCTACGATAGCAAACCCGATTTTGAGGATTATGGCCTGGGTTGTTTCCTGCTGGCAGGAACCGAGTTGTATAAAATGAACTAGTTCGACGGTTGGTACTATGGAAGAAATTGCGTTTACAATGAAATTGAAGCCTGGTGTTGAGGCCGAATACCAGCGTCGACATGATGAGATATGGCCCGAACTAGCGCAGGCCCTGACCGCTGCCGGTATTCGGGATTATTCAATCTTTCTGGATCGTGTAAGCGGCACCCTGTTTGGGGTACAGAAGCGGTTGCCGGGGCATTCCGCTGATTCGCTGCCTGAACTGCCGATTATGAAAAAATGGTGGGCGTATATGGCTGATTTAATGGATACGAATCCCGACAATTCACCCGTCGCTGTTCGGCTGGAGCGGGTCTTTCATATGGATTAGTATACGAGCCAGTACTCAACAAATTTGGGTGCCATACGGCACCCAAATTTGTTGATGCATTAGTGTAATTCTGTTAACCACTGTTGAGCAAACATACGCGCTTCCATGACGGGGGCTTTACCAAGCCGATACAGGAATTTCCATTCGGCGGGTTTCCGCTGGTATACGGGATTGGCAAATTCCTGCTTCCTACCCATGAGTATCAGTCGTGCTTCAAAATCAACGGTTTCCGTCAAGGTGATAAAATCCTGCAATCGTTTTTTCAGCAAAGGGCGAAAATCAGCATGAGCGTCAAATTCGGCTTTTTGTCGACGTTGTTGTACCAGTTGATCTTTATCGATGTCGGGTGTGGCCGTCGATTGGTCGATGTTGGTCATAGCTTGCCGTTTCAGCAAGGCTAAATACTGCTTTTTGCAGTCAGCAGGGGGCAGGTTCAGTACTTTTTTCAGCTCAGCAATGTATTGCGCCTTACTGGTTCGCTCGTTGCCCGACAGCGAAGCTAATTCCTGCGTTTCCTGCGTCAACTGGCTCCGTATGGCCATCTGGATCATAGCGGGGTCCATACCGGCAAAGGCCTGATCGAGCGTACCCAACTGGCTTTTCATTGCCGACCGATTGGCTTCATTATCCTGCCTGGTTTTAGCCATATGCTCGTCGGTATAGGTTTCATCGTACGGATAATATGTCCGCAGGTCCTGTAGCCAAACGTCCTTAAAAGTCGCTGATTCTACATACGCTCGAACTACTTTTCCCAGTGCGCGTACCGTAGCCCCACGCGACGATTCGGGAATCCGACGGGCCATCTGCCGCATAGAGTTGGTGGTGTTAAAAAAGAACCATTGCGGCTCTTTCAGATTGAGTAGTACATCCTGACGAAGCTTGCCAGTTTCGATGC
This window of the Spirosoma aerolatum genome carries:
- a CDS encoding TIM barrel protein, translated to MQIEREHIADFNQSQLGGHQRKLSYWTQEVAKAEPIIQKLIDFQIAIPSWALGTGGTRFGRFPGGGEPRSLEEKIEDVGLLHALNCASGAISLHIPWDIPTDPQAIKQLAAKHGLRFDAVNSNTFQDQPDQALSYKFGSLQHTDAAVRQQAIDHNIEVIRHGVALGSDSLTVWLSDGSCFPGQLNFRKAFDRTLGSLAEIYAALPDDWKMFVEYKAFEPNFYSMTVGDWGSSFLYASKLGPKAYTLVDLGHHLPNANIEQIVAILLHEGKLGGFHFNDSKYGDDDLTVGSIRPYQLFLIFAELIDGMDARGMNHAKNLGWMIDASHNVKDPLEDLLQSVEAIQLAYAQALLVDREALEEAREANDPVRAQEILQEAFRTDVRPLVAEARRRAGGALNPLALFRSLNVRQQLIGERGAKTVATGL
- a CDS encoding glycoside hydrolase family 88/105 protein, whose protein sequence is MKPLPLRYWFALLFCVIPSGIQAQKLPGKKEILAKMTLANAYFMKTWPDPGKEIVTNKTRPSNIWTRAVYYEGLMALYGIHKQKAYYDYAVEWGVKHNWGLRSGPKTRNADDQCCGQTYIDLYVMDRDAGKPKPERIHDIKASVDAMVANDKVDDWNWIDALQMAMPVLAKFGVLEKNRDAANAYFEKMYQLYNYSKTKQGGHGLYNPDDHLWWRDKDFVPPYKEPNGQDCYWSRGNGWVIAALVRVLDILPKDAPHRDEYQKTYQDMMQALVPLQRPDGYWNVSLHDPANYGGKELTGTALFVYGMAWGINHDLLDSKTYHPIIAKAWNAMATESVHSNGFLGYVQGTGKEPKDGQPVTYDSKPDFEDYGLGCFLLAGTELYKMN
- a CDS encoding FGGY-family carbohydrate kinase, which translates into the protein MNVVAIFDIGKTNKKLFLFDEHYQIVWEKSEQFAEVPDEDGDLCEDVSLLRNWVVTSLAEVMVLPEFSVKAVNVSAYGASLVYVDQNGQAIAPLYNYLKAYPAPLLQQFFSTYGGETELTRQTASPSLGSLNSGLQLYRFRHEQSEQFTKLAFALHLPQYVSALISGWPVSDLTSIGCHTMLWDFDRQQYHNWVTAEKLDVHLAPIVPSDSVRETNLNGHLVQVGVGLHDSSSALIPYLASFQEPFVLISTGTWCVSMNPFNNRPLTPEELQYDCLNYMHYKGQPVKSSRLFAGYEHEQQVKRLATHFQTPVDQYKKVGYNPEIIERLRHQQSQVTTGDDAKGDQLLSMKGSLFGQRNLSEFATYDEAYHQLMLDIVSQQLISTNLVLAGSPVKRIFVDGGFGKNPIYMNLLAMAFPTIEVYAASVAQASALGAALAIHQHWNDFPLPGDCVELKKYTAPISVH
- a CDS encoding bifunctional aldolase/short-chain dehydrogenase, yielding MNTTQAFNYVSYLWDDQKAAELAGDEVALFIYRSNLLGADLRLTNYAGGNTSVKLMETNPLTGEPVEVMWVKGSGGDIGTLTKKGCANLYVERLHALKSRYRGLEFEDEMVGLFDHCLFDPKCAAPSIDTPLHGLLPFKHIDHLHPDALIAIAASKDGEAIMHEIWGDQMAWIPWQRPGFDLGLKLEEAVKKNPNLRGIILGGHGLFTWGDTSYESYMNTLEVIEQASEYLHQNFGKKRPVFGGAARQSETADTRKKLAADLMPTLRGLASSYRQMIGHFTDDERVLEFVNSNDLPRLARLGTSCPDHFLRTKIRPLVLDPEKLTGEDSTAYLGQAFADYRADYTAYYERCKHPNSPAIRDTNPVVLLWPGVGMMTFAKDKQTARVAAEFYTNAINVMKGAEAVSDYVGLPEQEAFDIEYWLLEEAKLQRMPKPKPLSGKIALITGSAGGIGKAIAKKFLSEGAVVVINDNDADRLAGAKEEFQKQYGKDAYAADQLDVTQANTIAATFNTAVLAFGGVDIVVNCAGLSISKPLEDHTEKDWDLLYDVLVKGQFLVTQKGVEIMRKQKLGGDVINIVSKNALVSGPNNAGYGSAKAAQLHLSRLNAAELGKDHIRVNVVNPDAVISDSKIWAGAWAEGRAKAYGITVDELPAYYAKRTLLTEIILPDDIANACLACVNGLLAKSTGNVLNVDGGVAMAFVR
- the rhaM gene encoding L-rhamnose mutarotase; the protein is MEEIAFTMKLKPGVEAEYQRRHDEIWPELAQALTAAGIRDYSIFLDRVSGTLFGVQKRLPGHSADSLPELPIMKKWWAYMADLMDTNPDNSPVAVRLERVFHMD